One Ignavibacterium sp. DNA segment encodes these proteins:
- a CDS encoding T9SS type A sorting domain-containing protein, whose amino-acid sequence MLIKILIIASAITYYSFAQTIYEIPPGTKGNEITLTVSNISETSPATNVNIVLTRKSSALSFSKEMETIELIEAKAEANAIFTFDVNRNAPINKKDTIDFMISDSNGLMMMKSFIFSYTGPKEFKLEQNYPNPFNPTTRIRYQVSSLSDVSLKVYGILGSEAATLVNEKQEPGYYEVSWDASNLASGVYIYRLQAGSFISTKKMMLLR is encoded by the coding sequence ATGCTAATAAAAATTTTAATTATCGCATCGGCAATAACATATTATTCATTCGCACAAACCATTTACGAAATACCACCGGGAACGAAAGGAAATGAAATAACCCTAACCGTCTCAAACATCTCGGAGACAAGTCCTGCAACGAATGTGAACATCGTTCTCACCAGGAAATCTTCAGCACTTAGTTTCAGCAAAGAGATGGAGACAATAGAATTGATTGAGGCAAAGGCGGAGGCAAATGCAATCTTTACATTTGATGTAAACAGAAACGCACCAATCAATAAAAAAGATACAATTGATTTTATGATATCAGATTCAAACGGACTGATGATGATGAAAAGTTTTATCTTCAGCTACACAGGTCCAAAAGAATTTAAGCTTGAGCAGAACTATCCAAATCCATTTAATCCAACAACCAGAATCCGGTATCAGGTATCCAGCCTCTCAGATGTTAGCTTAAAAGTTTATGGCATACTCGGCAGTGAAGCAGCAACACTTGTAAACGAAAAACAAGAGCCGGGATATTATGAAGTAAGCTGGGATGCATCAAACCTTGCAAGCGGAGTTTATATCTATCGTTTGCAGGCTGGTTCATTTATATCAACAAAAAAGATGATGTTGTTGAGATAA